In Gallus gallus isolate bGalGal1 chromosome 8, bGalGal1.mat.broiler.GRCg7b, whole genome shotgun sequence, one DNA window encodes the following:
- the CACYBP gene encoding calcyclin-binding protein — protein MRPRRRRRYTSVPLRGGGAGGRKVPEGLWSCRLCSGSAAQHCAACDMAAAREELQKDLEEVKELLAKATRKRLRDVLMMEKHKLELEIKNQPLPKPKDVIEEEKSSLGGYTVKINNYGWDQSDKFIKIYVSLNGVQKLPAENVQVNFTERSFDLLVKNLNGKNYTMTFNNLLKPISVEGSSRKIKTDTVLVMCKKKREEKWECLTQVEKESKEKEKAAYDTSDPSEGLMNLLKKMYAEGDDEMKRTINKAWVESREKQSKGDIPMDI, from the exons ATGCGCccgaggagaaggaggaggtaTACGTCAGTTCCGCTGCGCGGGGGCGGAGCGGGAGGTCGGAAGGttccagaggggctgtggagtTGTCGCCTCTGTTCGGGAagtgcagctcagcactgtgccGCATGCGACATGGCTGCTGCGCGTGAGGAG ctgcagaaggatTTGGAGGAGGTTAAAGAGCTGCTTGCGAAAGCCACGAGGAAGCGGCTTCGTGATGTTCTAATGATGGAAAAGCACAAGCTAGAGCTAGAAATCAAGAATCAGCCTCTGCCAAAGCCAAAAGATGTGATAGAGGAAGAAAAGTCGTCACTGGGAGGGTACACAGTGAAAATCAACAATTACG GTTGGGATCAGTCAGATAAGTTTATTAAGATTTATGTCTCTTTAAATGGAGTCCAGAAGCTTCCAGCTGAGAACGTGCAGGTGAATTTCACAGAAAG GTCGTTTGATCTGCTAGTGAAGAATCTGAATGGGAAGAACTACACCATGACCTTCAACAACCTCCTGAAACCCATCTCTGTGGAAGGCAGTTCCAGAAAG ATAAAGACAGACACAGTCCTTGTGATGTGTAAGAAGAAGCGAGAGGAAAAATGGGAGTGTCTCACtcaagtggaaaaagaaagcaaagagaaaga GAAGGCTGCCTATGACACCTCAGATCCTAGCGAAGGGCTTATGAACCTTTTAAAAAAGATGTATGCAGAAGGAGATGATGAAATGAAGCGCACCATCAAcaaggcctgggttgaaagcagagaaaagcaatccAAAGGGGACATACCAATGGATATTTGA
- the TNN gene encoding tenascin-N isoform X1, giving the protein MDFQSCFAFPIGILLCCALQASAIQLPASENCTSNGQRISFSHSYKIDLPTSSQIKVEADPLQHEGNSGVQLDPGEAEESEEQDIIFRHNIHVHAPKGSCETLAHVKDLLERMEKLEKEVAELREVCSPQKCCGGSQGVTHCSGHGMFLYETCSCKCAEGWEGSDCSRPTCPNLCSGHGRCDGGRCICDEPYFSEDCSQQLCPENCSGNGICDTAKGVCLCYEEFIGEDCSEKRCPGDCSGNGFCDTGECYCHEGFFGPDCSQVLAPQNLQLLNATEDSMAISWDQVTDVDNYLISYYPVGHETLEKQVHVPKEQLSYEITGLRPSTTYNVTLYHVKKGITSEPTHLEASTVPSALSAIWVTEEMEYSLEVEWENPPTNVDYYKLKFRSLVDVDEKQVMVPKSSDPKSRHIMTGLKPGMEYEVTVIPVKDDIEGKPSSVSGRTGIDSPTNVVTGRVTEDTATVSWNKVQAPIDRYMVRYTSADGDTKETEVGSENSIITLLNLKPGMEYTIHIWAEKGPHRSKKASTRALTGIDSPTKLLTDHVTENTITVSWNKVQALIDRYRVNYTSADGDTEEREVEKDENVTTLAGLKPGMEYVIHIWAEKGEQQSKRASTEAVTEIDSPTHLVTDQVTEDTVTISWDRVLALIDRYVVNYTSADGDTEEIEVAKNKTATTLVGLKPGTEYVIYLWAEKGVWQSKRTSTEAVTELDSPKNLVTDQVTEDSATISWDSVRAPIDRYIVSYTSADGGSKEIEVGKAKSTTTLTGLKAGMKYTIHLWAELGSMQSKKASTDALTEIDPPKNLRVSDVTQSTGVLTWTPPTAQIDGYTLTYQGQNGTSKEVQLGPREQQFVLEGLEQGTKYTVFVMAYKGDYQSRKTVGTFSTVSFLYPYPADCAQMQQNGNTSSGTYTIYLNGDGSRPMQVYCDMTTDGGGWIVFQRRSTGELDFYKRWKNYVEGFGDPTGEFWLGLDQLHNLTSSSPSHYELRVDLRTANESAYAVYDFFQVASSRERYRLSVGNYRGNAGDAMTYHNGWMFTTWDRDNDVALSNCALTHHGAWWYKNCHLANLNGKYGESKHSEGVNWEPWKGHEFSIPFTEMKIRPQSSSNESVLARKKRSLPGKRRKIRF; this is encoded by the exons ATGGATTTCCAGAGCTGCTTTGCCTTCCCCATTGGGATATTGTTATGCTGTGCTCTTCAGGCATCTGCCATTCAACTTCCTGCATCTGAAAACTGCACCAGCAATGGTCAAAGAATATCCTTCAGCCACTCCTACAAGATTGACCTGCCCACATCCTCCCAGATCAAGGTGGAAGCAGATCCATTGCAGCATGAAGGCAACAGTGGGGTACAGCTAGATCCTGGTGAGGCTGAGGAAAGTGAAGAGCAGGATATCATCTTTAGGCACAACATCCATGTGCATGCACCTAAAGGGAGCTGTGAAACTCTGGCCCATGTTAAAGATCTTCTTGAGAGAATGGAGAAGCTAGAGAAAGAAGTTGCAGAGCTGAGAGAAGTCTGCAGCCCTCAGAAGTGCTGTGGGGGAAGCCAGG GTGTCACGCATTGCAGCGGTCATGGGATGTTCCTCTATGAAACCTGCAGCTGTAAGTGTGCAGAGGGCTGGGAGGGCAGTGACTGCTCCCGCCCCACCTGCCCCAACCTCTGCAGTGGCCATGGGCGCTGTGATGGCGGGAGGTGTATCTGTGATGAGCCTTATTTCAGTGaggactgcagccagcagctctgtcctgaGAACTGCAGCGGCAATGGGATCTGTGACACAGCTAAAGGGGTCTGCCTGTGCTACGAAGAGTTCATCGGAGAGGACTGCAGTGAGAAACGATGTCCTGGGGACTGCAGTGGCAATGGGTTCTGTGACACAGGAGAGTGCTACTGCCATGAGGGGTTCTTTGGACCTGACTGCTCCCAGG tgCTTGCTCCTCAGAACTTGCAGCTGCTGAATGCTACAGAGGATTCCATGGCTATCAGCTGGGATCAAGTGACTGATGTGGATAATTACCTCATCAGCTATTACCCAGTAGGGCATGAGACACTGGAGAAACAAGTCCATGTGCCCAAAGAGCAGCTCAGCTATGAGATCACGGGTCTCCGTCCTAGCACCACATACAACGTCACACTTTATCATGTGAAGAAGGGAATTACCAGTGAGCCCACGCATCTAGAAGCAAGTACAG TCCCATCTGCACTCAGTGCCATCTGGGTGACGGAGGAGATGGAGTATTCCCTGGAAGTAGAGTGGGAGAACCCACCAACAAATGTGGATTATTACAAGCTGAAATTCAGATCCCTTGTGGACGTGGATGAGAAGCAAGTCATGGTACCCAAAAGCAGTGACCCCAAGAGCAGACACATCATGACTG GCCTGAAACCTGGCATGGAGTATGAGGTTACTGTCATACCTGTGAAAGATGATATAGAGGGTAAACCATCCTCAGTGAGTGGCAGGACAG GAATTGATAGCCCAACCAATGTGGTGACAGGTCGAGTGACAGAGGACACAGCCACTGTCTCATGGAATAAAGTTCAGGCTCCCATAGACAGGTACATGGTGAGATACACCTCAGCTGATGGAGACACCAAGGAAACAGAGGTAGGCAGTGAAAACAGCATCATCACCTTATTGAATCTGAAGCCAGGCATGGAATACACCATCCACATCTGGGCAGAGAagggaccccataggagcaAGAAAGCCAGCACCAGAGCTCTGACAG GGATTGACAGCCCAACTAAGCTGTTGACTGACCATGTGACAGAGAATACAATCACTGTTTCCTGGAACAAAGTCCAGGCGTTAATAGATAGATACAGAGTGAATTACACCTCGGCTGATGGGGATacagaggagagagaagtggAGAAAGACGAGAATGTTACCACCTTGGCAGGACTGAAGCCAGGCATGGAGTATGTTATTCACATCTGGGCAGAAAAGGGAGAACAACAGAGCAAGAGGGCCAGCACTGAGGCTGTGACAG aaATTGACAGCCCTACTCACCTGGTGACTGATCAAGTGACAGAGGACACAGTCACCATCTCCTGGGACAGGGTTCTGGCTCTCATAGATAGGTACGTAGTGAATTACACCTCTGCCGATGGTGATACTGAGGAGATAGAAGTGGCGAAGAACAAGACTGCCACAACTCTGGTAGGACTGAAACCTGGCACTGAATATGTCATCTACCTCTGGGCAGAGAAAGGAGTATGGCAGAGCAAGAGGACCAGCACTGAGGCAGTGACAG AATTGGACAGCCCAAAGAATCTGGTAACCGACCAAGTGACAGAAGACTCAGCCACGATCTCCTGGGATAGCGTCCGAGCTCCCATAGATAGGTACATTGTGAGCTACACTTCTGCTGATGGGGGCAGCAAGGAAATAGAAGTGGGGAAGGCCAAGAGCACTACAACTCTGACAGGACTGAAAGCAGGCATGAAGTACACCATCCATctctgggcagagctgggaagcATGCAGAGCAAGAAGGCAAGCACTGATGCGCTGACAG aGATTGATCCTCCCAAGAACCTCCGTGTATCAGATGTGACTCAGTCTACTGGTGTACTTACCTGGACTCCTCCTACAGCACAGATTGATGGCTACACTCTGACCTACCAGGGTCAAAATGGCACCAGCAAG GAAGTGCAGCTGGGTCCTAGAGAACAGCAGTTTGTGCTGGAAGGACTGGAACAAGGAACAAAGTACACTGTGTTTGTGATGGCCTATAAGGGAGACTACCAGAGCAGAAAGACAGTTGGTACCTTCTCAACAG TTAGCTTCCTCTACCCATACCCTGCGGACTGCGCCCAGATGCAGCAGAATGGAAACACCTCCAGCGGCACGTACACCATTTATCTCAATGGCGATGGCAGCAGGCCCATGCAGGTGTACTGTGACATGACCACCGATGGAGGCGGGTGGATA GTGTTTCAGAGGCGGAGCACTGGTGAATTGGATTTCTACAAACGCTGGAAAAATTATGTGGAAGGCTTCGGAGATCCCACTGGGGAATTTTGGCTTG gTCTTGACCAGCTGCACAATCTCacaagcagcagccccagccactATGAGCTACGGGTGGATCTGCGGACAGCCAATGAGTCTGCCTACGCTGTCTATGACTTCTTCCAGGTTGCCTCGAGCAGGGAGAGGTACAGGCTGTCCGTGGGGAATTACAGAGGCAATGCTG GAGACGCGATGACTTACCACAATGGCTGGATGTTCACAACATGGGACAGAGACAATGATGTGGCTCTCAGCAACTGTGCTCTGACACACCACGGTGCATGGTGGTACAAGAACTGCCACTTGGCCAACCTCAATGGGAAATATGGGGAGAgcaagcacagtgag GGGGTGAACTGGGAGCCATGGAAGGGCCATGAGTTCTCCATCCCTTTTACTGAGATGAAGATTCGTCCTCAGTCTTCCAGTAATGAGTCAGTCCTGGCAAGGAAGAAGAGATCTCTAccaggaaaaaggaggaagatCAGGTTTTAA
- the MRPS14 gene encoding 28S ribosomal protein S14, mitochondrial has product MAASALCWALRVARQVLPCPSQTRSYYVDWRMLRDVKRRKLAYEYADERLRINAIRKNTILPKELQEVADREIAALPRDSCPVRIRNRCVLTSRPRGVKRRWRLSRIVFRHFADHAQMSGIQRAMW; this is encoded by the exons ATGGCGGCGTCCgcgctgtgctgggctctgagGGTCGCTCGCCAG GTTCTCCCATGCCCAAGCCAAACGCGGAGCTACTACGTGGACTGGAGGATGCTGAGGGACGTCAAGAGGAGGAAGCTGGCCTACGAGTACGCGGACGAGCGGCTGCGGATCAACGCCATCCGGAAGAACACCATCCTGCCCAAGGAGCTGCAG GAAGTGGCTGATAGAGAGATTGCTGCCTTGCCCCGGGACAGCTGCCCTGTGAGGATCCGAAATAGGTGTGTCCTGACATCCCGCCCTCGGGGGGTGAAGCGGCGTTGGAGGCTTAGCAGGATTGTTTTCCGCCACTTTGCTGACCACGCTCAGATGTCTGGGATACAGAGGGCCATGTGGTAG